The window tagattgatcatctgttgggagaaattAAATCAGTAGCAAGATTATTTgaatttctttcaacagatgtcccatctgttgcaacaaatagggcTTTGTTGGAAGacctgttttgatttcttccaacaaatgacctaaTGGATAAGTCatttattggaagaaatcaaaacaagaaaacaaacagaTATATAGTAGTTTCCAACAGATGCTTAATCTTTGTAACATATTATACATCTGTTGGGCAACattatatatcaacaaaaataccaacaaaaataacaaacccaatAAAATTAAGAATACTAATAATaccaagaaaataaagaacaccaacaataccaacaacgctaccaacaacaccaacaaaactATAAACACTAAGAACATACCTAGAAcacaaacaacaccaacaaaataaataaacaatatctgttgaaaaaaattaaaataggtcCTGCTACTGCTAGCTTGATTTATTTCAACACATGacctatctattacaacagatggatcatttgttgaaagaaataaaaataggttggTTGACagttttgatttattccaacagatgatccatctgttggaataaatcaaattaGTCAACTAACAAATATATAGTTGTTTCTAAAATATTACATATCTGTTGGCAATATTACATATCAAcaagaacaccaacaacaacaacatcaaactACTATATCACGACACACTTAAACAACACCTATGTTTTTGCtacatcaccaccaccaccaacaataacaccaacaataccaccaacaccaacaccaacaaaacAAAATATGCCTAGAAcataaacaacacaaaaacaacaacaacacccaccaacaataccaacaccaacattCACCATCAACACCAACAAATACCAAGTGAAGTGATTCAATACAACAACAGAAACAACAAGACAAAATTGTCACAACAGATATCTCTGAAAGGGTCAAAGTTCAAGTTTGTGCTATTTTACAGTAATGTTCGagaacaagaacaataacaacaacaaaaaatcatatgtcactcagaaaaaaagaaaaagtaccCTCATTTACATCAACCACCATATTAAGTGAACAActaccaaaaattaggattttctcaaattcttacttttttttagcattaaaactcaaaattgttaactcatACTTAAAGATACTACAACTAAATTGTTTTTGTTTCTGCATTAACTAAAAGatgttaatttttaaaaaaacaaacaaatatagaAGACCTTATATgcaaagagagagaaagtgacggctacaagaaagaaaaaagtcgAATGTGGGTTCTCAAACAACTGATAGTGCACGAAAATGGTAGCAAAATTGATATGTTGTGTCTTGTTTGAGACAATTTGTTGGAAAGAGTTGAGTTGTTGGAGACACGTTGTTGAGAGAGTGAAGAGGAaacatttgagattttttttcgaAAACTGATGTTATCTAAGAAATGATTGGaccctttatttttattacaCAATTATTAAATTAGACTTGtgaattgatttgtattttgaaaaaaattataaattttgaaaatattaatttgattccaattatcttaattaatttttttaaggagATTTTGCCCCTCGGCTTTGGTCAATACCATCAATATTTAAAAAGAGACTTAATGTCCTTTTGTTCAATTTTCTATACCTTAATAGATAGTTGATAATTTATTCGTGTTTTAAAAAGAAGTGTAAAAACTCGAACGAGGTGACGACTAAAACTTGAAGGATCGAAACGACTGGTGGACTGGACTAATTGGAGCCTATTTTTGGGTAGGAAATAAAAATACCTAATCACACCAATTGGCTCTCctaattttttgtttcttgtttcaCACAAAGCACGACCACCACCATTCACAAATTCACCATATCACCATTCTCtggtattaaaaaataaattaaataaaaaaagacatgACATTTTGCATTGTTACACCTCTACTTTTTCTCCCATTTGAAACGACTCACATGCTTTTCCTTCAGTTCCTCAGAAAATGTGTTGTTCATCATACTATTTCTTGTTGGCCCTCCAAACCCTTGTGATCTCTCTCTTTTCCAAGATTCACTTTCccattattatatatatacatacatacacttaACCCTCATCCCATCCCCCTAGAcaacctctctctctctctcagctACCCAACGTGTTTTGTTTTCTCCACACTTCGGTAACAAGTTACAATTCCATAAATCAcctttttttgtttcaaatttaCTGGGCCaagtatcaaaactaaaaaagctTCTTCTGCATGCTTTATTTTATCATTGACTTtatatattttcattctttattattattttagtttattttggcaTGTTTGGTGTTAGATTTAAATGGGTCTAATGGAGCAGAATGGACACTGAGGATTTAAATATCCAACCCAACTAGTTGGGAATTGAGGCTTAGTGCTAGCAGTAGCTGTACTAGGTTTTGGTGTTGATTATTACATCTGATTTCTTCCCTTTTCTGGTTTTGTCTCAAATCAATGAGCTTTTCTTGTCtgaaatagaaatatttattttccGGTTTTGAATTTCAAGAAGATTTAGGTTAGAATTTTGAGGTTTATCTGATTTTTAACTAGGTCTCAaacaattatttgattttaagtttATCCATATAATCTCTATCTTGATACCCATGTTGTAATTAATGATCGAGTGAATGTTTTCGTACAAAATGACTTTGTCGTTAGCATAATTTATGTTGGAATTTTAATACCTACTAGCTTAAATGAATAAAGGAGAGGGCGGGGTAGGCTGACTTCTATAAAAGTCGTCTAATTTAGGTAAATCCTCTAAATTGCCTAAATAGTTTGGGTTTAAGACATAATTGATTGAAATGTTGCTTGTCAGATTTATTGGTTCGGTTGTTGATAATTTTAGAACATTATAATTTGATTCTTATGTATGGTTGTTATAGGAATGAAAAGAGCAGCGTACTACAGTTGCGTACCCCAAATGCAGGATCATTGGCCTATCAAGAAGGCTCTGACATTGTCAGATGTAGATATCACTCATCCATTCCTCACTTTGTCTAGGCAACAAGTGGAGAATCACATTGTGTTGCATATGACAACAGAACAACAGGAGCATTTGAGAGCCCAAGGCCAAGTAGATTTTAATGCCCGAGATGATGATACAGGTGAGATGTATGTGATGAAGTTGAAATGGCGGGGAAGCTATTACAATCTTATTGGTAAGTGGGGCAGAGTGGTACGAGGGAAAGGACTTGATGTTGGGCAAGAGATTAAAATACGTTGGGAAAATGGATGCTTGCACTTCTCAGTCCCACAGCAGCAGATTGTTGCAGTCCCACCAATTCGGATGGTTGCAGCACCAGTAGTGCAGGACCACTGGCCCATTAAGAAGATCTTGACACTCTCTGATGTGGACACTAATCATCCATTTCTCCCTCTGCCCCGCCGATTAGTTGAGGATCATATTCTTGTGTATTGGACACCTCAGCAACAAGAACAGCTGAGGAAGGAGGAGCATGTGAATGTAAATGCCCGAGATTATGATACTGGCGAAGGTTATATAATGAAATTTAAGTGGAGGGGGAATTACTATAACCTTATTGGGAAATGGGGAACAATAATTCGGCAGAAGGGACTTGGTGTTGGGAAAGAGATCAGGTTGCGCTGGGCAAATGAATGCTTGTTCTTCTCAGTTCCCCAGGAGCGGTATGTTGCCACAGCCTCGGGGATGGATAACTGGCCTATTAAGAAGGCACTTACATTGTCTGATGTGGATACCAATCATCCATTTCTTACTTTGCCCGGCAAGGCTGTTGAAGATCATATTCTTTTTTACTGGTCACAGCAATCCAGAGAACAACTGAGAAGTGAACATCAGATGAATATCAATGCTCGAGATGATGACACTGGTGATGCCTATTTGATGAAGTTGAGATGGCGGGGAAGTTACTATAATCTCATTGGAAAATGGGGAAAAATCATTAGAGGGAAGAAACTTCAGGTTGGAATGGAGATCAGACTACGCTGGGATAATGGATGCTTATTCTTTTCAGTTCCTCAGTTATAGCATTGGTCAACATGTGAATGTAGCTAACCACCAAACTGCTTTTCCCATTTCAACATGGAATGTGCACTAGAAATTGAACTATTTCAGCTGAATGGCTTGGCAGAGCTGGATTTAAATCTATCCAGGCAGCAAGTAACTGATCAAGCACAAATTTTATCAGGTGATGCAATGCAATGCAACAGTTTTACTTACTATACTACTTCTGTGAGGGTCTAACAAGCACTTTTCCTCCTGGATAGTTCCACTCCCACCTTACCTTTTGCGTTTACTTCAGATTGGCAAGTTGGTGTTATAGGATTGCTCTTTCATTCATTTGATCTTTGGTATTCCCCGTCGTTTTTATCCCAAATATTCTAGCTTGTGGCTATGGTTCCcctatttcttttcatatttgatgtttcaCTGCAATTGAAAAGGCATTACTTAAACTGCAACTCCTTTGCATCAATAAAGGCTATCAttacttataaaaattaaaataaaatgtaaaagaaaCTTCTTGACATGTTCATATGATGTTTCCCTGCTTTTTATTTTTCACTCTTTCTCTGATCAGTAAGGTAAGATTTATTGATTTCAGCAGGCACTAAGATGGGCTGGGATAGTGCGCCAACTTTTTCTCAAGTCCTTgctccatttttttttatcaGGGAAAacagtttcatttcataaatcaaaGGCCAAAATCAGCCGTATACCTAAGAGTAAGGAAGCTACAAAAAGATATGGTTCTCTATAAAAGACATCTGATCCTCTATACAACAGGGAAGGGTGCACCCAAAATAAATAAGGGATTGGAGACTGCTCCGCAACTGCACAAAACTCAATTTTATCCCTTCAAAAGCcctctcatttttctctctccaAATGATCCACGGCAAAGCCAGAGGAATAACATTCCATGCCTGCTCTTCCTCCTGCTTCTTCCAGCTTTCCAGGAAAACACAGATCCTTCGCTGGATTTGCATCACCCAGAGACATACAAGACCAACTGAACATATTCCACCAGAGTCTCAAGGCCAGACTGCAGTATAGTAGGTTGCAGTGTGGTAGAAGATGATTTGCCTCCTTGCGTAAGTAACACCAGCTGATACAAACAACCTTCCTTTTCAGAAGGTTTTCTGCAGTTAAAATCACTGCTCTAGCAGCTAATAATGTGAATAAGTACACCTTCCTAGGCACCTTAGGTATCCAAATTGACTTTACATGAAAAACCTTCTCTGCTTTCACCAAAAGCTTTTCGTAAAAGGACTTGACAGGAAAAATGTTTTTGTTCCCGAACTTCCATCTCATGGTATCAGCTATTTCAACTGGCTCACAATGCTCTCGAGTCCCTGTTCATTTGTTGTTCCAACATTCTAGCAGCTCAGATAGATGACTAGTGTTCCTTAACATTCACAATTGCATTTGATTGTGCTGATTCAATGACTTATCCAGCTTAATCATTTCCTTCTAAAATCCCATTTCAAAgaattttttgaacaaaaaaacCCAGCTTTACATTGTCATGTTTTGCCATTGTCGAGTTTGCACATTATACCTAGTTTGTGTTCC of the Capsicum annuum cultivar UCD-10X-F1 chromosome 11, UCD10Xv1.1, whole genome shotgun sequence genome contains:
- the LOC107854066 gene encoding uncharacterized protein LOC107854066, with the protein product MKRAAYYSCVPQMQDHWPIKKALTLSDVDITHPFLTLSRQQVENHIVLHMTTEQQEHLRAQGQVDFNARDDDTGEMYVMKLKWRGSYYNLIGKWGRVVRGKGLDVGQEIKIRWENGCLHFSVPQQQIVAVPPIRMVAAPVVQDHWPIKKILTLSDVDTNHPFLPLPRRLVEDHILVYWTPQQQEQLRKEEHVNVNARDYDTGEGYIMKFKWRGNYYNLIGKWGTIIRQKGLGVGKEIRLRWANECLFFSVPQERYVATASGMDNWPIKKALTLSDVDTNHPFLTLPGKAVEDHILFYWSQQSREQLRSEHQMNINARDDDTGDAYLMKLRWRGSYYNLIGKWGKIIRGKKLQVGMEIRLRWDNGCLFFSVPQL